TTCCTTATTCTTATTCGCGATAAGTACATAGTAGTGTTGTTGTTTTTCCGGAACAGGTTGGCAGTTCGCGAATTGAATTGCGGCAGCGCTGCCAGATAGTGGCTTTTGGCTAGGCGAATTATTTCAGGCATATGCGAATATAGAAATTGTTTGATTGTTAATTACATTAATTGCGTACTAACGATTTGCTGAGATATAATGTAAgtatatattttgtggtaAAGTGCCAAAGCTTAGCCAAAAGTTTCAAAGAAAGTGGCTTGAAATGTGCCATGGCTTAAAAAAAAGCTCAACTGTCAGCACAGATGTTTAACTTCCGGGTTGGTCTGGCCACCCCATGGAACGGCCCCACAGCTGTGTGGGAGCCTGGAGCTTTTCGCGTATTGCGCAACTCAAATTGAACTTGGGACGGAGACGGGAATTGCCAGAACAGAACCAAAACACACGCAAAAATGGTAAGTAATGCAAAtcacaaaataaaataaagctTATAAATAAACGGAAACTTAAACGCGCGCGCGCACAGCAAAATCCAATTCAAAGGTTGGTCTACACGTTCGGTCAACGCACCTACAGCCAATTGCCGCTCATCGgcggaccagcagcagcagcagcgatagCAGCAAAAGTCCAACCGATGatggcccagcagcagcagtcgacGCGAcagtcctcctcctccgtgCTGGCCACGGAGTCCTCCAACAAGGGGATGATCATCCTAAACCGGCCCAAGGCCTTAAATGCCATCAATCTGGAGATGGTGCGCAAAATCTACAAGCATCTGAAGAAGTGCGAAAAGTCCAAATCCCTGCTGATCATCAAAGGCACCGGCGATAAGGCATTCTGTGCGGGTGGCGACGTCCGAGCCCTGGTCGATGCTGGGCCCACGGATGAGTCGAAGAGCTTCTTCCGGGAGGAGTACACCACGAATGCCCTGATCGGCAACTACAAGATCCCCTACATCGCCATCATTGACGGCATTACCATGGGCGGTGGCGTGGGTCTGAGTGTTCATGGAAAGTATCGTGTCGCCACAGACCGGACACTGTTTGCCATGCCCGAGACTGCAATCGGCCTGTTCCCCGATGTCGGCGGCTCATACTTTCTGCCCCGCCTGCAGGGGAAACTCGGACTGT
This region of Drosophila miranda strain MSH22 chromosome 2, D.miranda_PacBio2.1, whole genome shotgun sequence genomic DNA includes:
- the LOC108155122 gene encoding 3-hydroxyisobutyryl-CoA hydrolase, mitochondrial isoform X1; translated protein: MQNPIQRLVYTFGQRTYSQLPLIGGPAAAAAIAAKVQPMMAQQQQSTRQSSSSVLATESSNKGMIILNRPKALNAINLEMVRKIYKHLKKCEKSKSLLIIKGTGDKAFCAGGDVRALVDAGPTDESKSFFREEYTTNALIGNYKIPYIAIIDGITMGGGVGLSVHGKYRVATDRTLFAMPETAIGLFPDVGGSYFLPRLQGKLGLYLGLTGYRLRGADAFYAGIATHYCDSSKIPELETALLNCPDADDVPELLEKFHTKPEKPFSLQPVLEQINKNFSADSVEAILENLQNDGSDWAKKTLATLCKMSPTSMKVTYRQLELGSQLSLTQCLIMEYRLAVRHLEDRSDFKEGVRALLIDKDQQPKWQPAQLSDVTEEHVQWFFRKLPDTEELKLK
- the LOC108155122 gene encoding 3-hydroxyisobutyryl-CoA hydrolase, mitochondrial isoform X2 → MQNPIQRLVYTFGQRTYSQLPLIGGPAAAAAIAAKVQPMMAQQQQSTRQSSSSVLATESSNKGMIILNRPKALNAINLEMVRKIYKHLKKCEKSKSLLIIKGTGDKAFCAGGDVRALVDAGPTDESKSFFREEYTTNALIGNYKIPYIAIIDGITMGGGVGLSVHGKYRVATDRTLFAMPETAIGLFPDVGGSYFLPRLQGKLGLYLGLTGYRLRGADAFYAGIATHYCDSSKIPELETALLNCPDADDVPELLEKFHTKPEKPFSLQPVLEQINKNFSADSVEAILENLQNDGSDWAKKTLATLCKMSPTSMKVTYRQLELGSQLSLTQCLIMEYRLAVRHLEDRSDFKEGVRALLIDKDQQPKWQPAQLSDVTEEHVQWFFRKLPDTEELKL